From Penicillium psychrofluorescens genome assembly, chromosome: 1, one genomic window encodes:
- a CDS encoding uncharacterized protein (ID:PFLUO_001074-T1.cds;~source:funannotate), which translates to MSSFNIVVFAGDHCGPEVTKEAIKILKVIEKKRGDISFNLQDHLLGGASIDATGSPLTDEALTAAKNADAVLLGAIGGPKWGTGAVRPEQGLLRLRKEMGTFGNLRPCNFAAPSLVDGSPLKAEICRGVDFNIIRELTGGIYFGDRTEDDGSGFAMDTEPYSRAEIERITRLAAHLALQHTPPLPVWSLDKANVLATSRLWRKVVTEVMEKEFPTVQLGHHLIDSAAMLMIKDPRKLNGIVVTSNLFGDIISDEASVIPGSLGLLPSASLSGVPDGKTRVNGIYEPIHGSAPDIAGKGIVNPVAAILSIAMMMQYSFGRFDEARIIEKAVSNVIETGVRTGDIGGKATTAEVGDAIAAELEKLL; encoded by the exons ATGTCTTCCTTCAACATCGTCGTCTTTGCCGGTGACCACTGCGGTCCGGAG GtcaccaaggaggccatTAAG ATCCTCAAGgtcatcgagaagaagcgcggtgATATCAGCTTCAACCTGCAAGACCACCTGCTGGGCGGC GCCTCTATCGATGCCACCGGCTCTCCCTTGACGGATGAGGCTCTCACGGCCGCGAAGAACGCGGATGCCGTTCTGCTCGGCGCAATCGGAGGACCG AAATGGGGCACCGGCGCCGTCCGCCCAGAACAAGGCCTCCTGAGGCTGCGCAAGGAAATGGGCACATTCGGCAACCTGCGACCATGCAACTTCGCCGCGCCCTCTCTCGTCGACGGGTCCCCCCTCAAAGCCGAGATCTGCCGCGGCGTGGACTtcaacatcatccgcgaGCTCACAGGCGGGATCTACTTCGGCGACCGcaccgaagacgacggcAGCGGATTCGCCATGGACACGGAGCCGTACTCGCGcgccgagatcgagcgcatcaCCCGGCTGGCCGCGCACCTTGCTCTGCAGCATACTCCGCCGCTGCCCGTGTGGAGTCTCGACAAGGCGAATGTCCTCGCTACCTCGCGGCTGTGGCGCAAGGTTGTCACTGAGGtcatggagaaggagttCCCGACTGTCCAGCTCGGTCACCATCTTATTGACTCCGCGGCTATGCTTATGATTAAGGATCCGCGCAAGCTCAATGGAATTGTCGTTACGAGCAATCTGTTCGGTGATATTATCAGTGATGAGGCGAGCGTTATTCCTGGTTCGTTGGGGCTGTTGCCGAGTGCGTCGCTTAGTGGTGTGCCTGATGGCAAGACTCGGGTGAATGGTATCTATGAGCCTATCCACG GCTCCGCGCCTGACATCGCCGGCAAGGGCATCGTCAACCCCGTCGCTGCTATCCTCTCCATTGCCATGATGATGCAGTACTCCTTTGGCCGGTTCGACGAGGCCCGCATCATTGAGAAGGCCGTGAGTAACGTCATTGAGACGGGTGTGCGCACCGGCGACATCGGCGGCAAGGCGACCACCGCGGAGGTCGgcgatgccattgctgctgagctggagaagctgctctAA
- a CDS encoding uncharacterized protein (ID:PFLUO_001075-T1.cds;~source:funannotate) yields MSARTRRQKALAAQGSEGEESPDGNGAVLTPSKKRTPSKKRSRSAVRQEKKKENVFLFAPNLIGYSRIVLAIASLYYMPLHPRTCSLLYSVSCLLDALDGYAARYFNQSTTFGAVLDMVTDRCSTACLLVFLSSAWPRWAIVFQGLISLDLASHYMHMYAMLSMGGQNQSHKNVEATRNWLLYQYYHSKVVLFICCGLNELFFIGLYLLSFSSPTLSPSLLQPVADAQPSSAQPGNPAHPAPASLFASPWSAGALELARANKIDSYWPWVVTSISAPVMLFKQFVNVVQLINASQWLAEGDVETRRANKKK; encoded by the exons ATGAGTGCACGAACTCGAAGGCAAAAAGCTCTCGCCGCGCAGGGGTCGGAAGGAGAGGAATCTCCAGACGGCAATGGCGCCGTGCTGACGCCCTCAAAGAAACGCACACCATCCAAGAAGCGAAGCCGGTCCGCCGTCcggcaagagaagaagaaggagaatgtGTTCCTCTTCGCCCCGAACCTGATCG GGTATTCTCGCATTGTCCTAGCCATCGCGTCGCTCTACTACAtgcccctccacccccgGACCTGTTCCCTCCTCTACAGCGTGTCGTGTCTGCTGGATGCATTGGACGGCTACGCGGCGCGATACTTCAACCAGTCGACCACCTTCGGCGCCGTGCTGGATATGGTCACGGATCGTTGCAGCACCGCCTGTCTGCTCGTTTTCCTCAGTTCCGCCTGGCCCCGGTGGGCGATCGTTTTCCAGGGGCTGATCTCCCTCGACCTGGCGAGCCACTACATGCACATGTACGCGATGCTGAGCATGGGCGGCCAAAACCAGAGCCACAAGAATGTGGAGGCGACTCGGAACTGGCTGCTCTACCAGTACTATCACAGCAAG GTCGTTCTGTTCATTTGCTGCGGGCTGAACGAGCTGTTCTTCATCGGCCTGTACCTGctgtccttctcctcgccgaCTCTCTCCCCCTCGCTACTGCAGCCCGTCGCCGATGCCCAGCCGTCTTCGGCCCAGCCCGGGAACCCAGCGCACCCGGCGCCGGCTAGCCTCTTCGCCAGCCCCTGGAGCGCCGGTGCGCTCGAGCTGGCGCGAGCCAACAAAATCGACAGCTACTGGCCATGGGTGGTTACCAGCATCTCGGCGCCGGTCATGCTGTTCAAGCAGTTTGTCAACGTGGTGCAGCTGATTAATGCCAGCCAGTGGCTGGCGGAGGGCGACGTGGAGACCCGGCgcgccaacaagaagaaataa
- a CDS encoding uncharacterized protein (ID:PFLUO_001076-T1.cds;~source:funannotate), translated as MIVTSARRAPGQARSLADSSSFLFPRRARLRYTTEASHDRPATRRRQFHDYFVTHIPSSSLHPDPRGPASSFHKLPRSASIPHTGDTPRSPTNFQALVGRETTVVRVPLRSAKHHFGAVSARGTRPGNEDAYQAGVIDIPAFAKRPPASLTIKRDAEAQSRESRGAQTASGDPQVFYFGIFDGHGGAECSAFLRDNLHEYIQNTAADFELQSSLRMTEAPKVMEGAEEIAEIDMATMSLPVMQGGNRQRIGDLEKTLVQNWRRLVGGYFKRFKPPNFFYYGAESAVDARTTGCSSIEEVMEYAFLRADLDFVKVQAAKRDDDLVQAEKPLNEDEILHSPNQTRSMKIGGRARFKGGSTASVAMISTPTPTPFWHPASLSSLLVSHVGDTRILLCSTTTGEAIPLTSNHHPSSPIEASRLRRYAATFVTDSFGEERMSGLANTRAFGDVQSKRIGVSAEPELRRIEMGPAEFSFLVMVSDGISGTLLDQEVVDIIKEARTPDQGATDVVKFATEVTKEGDNATCLAIRLGGWERRLEGGVGSLGTKESREWRRQDATDPRRSRT; from the exons ATGATCGTCACTTCGGCACGGCGCGCACCGGGCCAGGCCAGGTCCTTGGCTGACTCCTCCT CTTTCCTCTTCCCGCGACGAGCACGACTCCGTTACACCACTGAAGCATCTCACGACCGGCCAGCAACGAGACGCCGCCAGTTTCACGACTACTTCGTGACGCATATCCCAAGctcctccctccatcccgaTCCGCGCGGACcggcctcttccttccacaAATTGCCTCGCTCCGCGTCGATCCCACACACTGGAGACACGCCCCGATCACCGACAAACTTCCAGGCGCTAGTAGGCCGGGAGACGACTGTGGTACGTGTTCCCCTTCGCAGCGCCAAACATCACTTTGGGGCCGTTAGCGCCCGTGGCACTCGCCCGGGCAATGAAGACGCATATCAAGCCGGGGTCATCGATATCCCTGCGTTCGCCAAAAGACCGCCCGCGTCACTGACTATCAAGCGGGATGCTGAGGCTCAGAGCCGAGAGTCGCGGGGCGCGCAGACCGCCAGCGGAGATCCGCAGGTCTTCTACTTTGGCATCTTTGACGGCCACGGCGGGGCCGAGTGCAGTGCATTTCTGCGAGATAATTTACACGAGTACATCCAGAACACGGCTGCCGATTTCGAACTCCAGTCGAGCCTGCGTATGACAGAAGCGCCCAAAGTGATGGAAGGAGCGGAAGAAATTGCAGAGATAGACATGGCTACGATGTCACTACCAGTGATGCAGGGGGGAAATCGACAGCGCATCGGTGATCTGGAGAAAACCCTGGTCCAGAACTGGAGACGGCTAGTTGGCGGCTATTTCAAACGATTCAAGCCGCCGAACTTCTTCTACTACGGGGCCGAGTCTGCGGTAGACGCTCGAACAACGGGTTGCTCGTCGATTGAAGAGGTCATGGAGTATGCGTTCTTGCGCGCAGACCTAGATTTCGTGAAAGTGCAAGCGGCCAAGCGGGACGACGATCTGGTTCAGGCCGAGAAACCGTTGAACGAAGACGAAATCCTGCACAGCCCCAACCAGACTCGGTCCATGAAGATTGGCGGACGCGCGCGATTCAAGGGTGGCAGCACTGCAAGcgtggccatgatctccacACCGACCCCGACCCCCTTCTGGCACCCCGCGAGTCTGTCCAGCCTACTAGTCTCGCACGTGGGTGACACGCGGATCCTGCTGtgctccaccaccacgggaGAGGCCATCCCGCTCACAtccaaccaccacccctcATCACCCATCGAAGCAAGCCGACTGCGTCGGTACGCGGCCACCTTCGTGACGGATTCCTTCGGCGAGGAGCGCATGAGCGGGCTTGCCAACACGCGAGCATTTGGCGATGTCCAGTCCAAGCGCATCGGTGTTTCTGCTGAACCCGAGCTGCGGCGCATTGAAATGGGCCCCGCCGAGTTCTCGTTCCTCGTCATGGTATCAGACGGCATCAGCGGCACGCTCCTCGACCAGGAAGTcgtggatatcatcaagGAGGCCCGCACACCGGACCAAGGTGCTACCGACGTGGTCAAATTCGCGACGGAAGTCACCAAGGAAGGCGACAATGCCACCTGTCTGGCCATCCGCCTCGGTGGCTGGGAGCGCCGGCTCGAAGGCGGCGTGGGAAGCCTAGGGACGAAAGAGTCTCGCGAGTGGCGGCGACAAGATGCTACGGATCCGCGCAGGTCACGGACATGA